Proteins encoded in a region of the Nicotiana tomentosiformis chromosome 9, ASM39032v3, whole genome shotgun sequence genome:
- the LOC138898623 gene encoding uncharacterized protein: protein MVEAFGRASSSSGLQNRIYALAGRHDQESSPDVITSILLVSSYDVYALIDPGSTLSYVTPLVASMFGIEPELVKHFEVSTPVGDLVIIRRVYRDCTVVVHSRSTVADLIELDMVEFDVILGMDWLASYYANVDCRSKMVGFQFPGEPVLERKGNTTSLRGRFISYLKGGKMIRKGYIYHLVRVHDVKVESPTIQSIPVVNEFPDVFLDELLGLPPKREIEFSIDLLPDTHPISIPPYRMAPAELRELKEQLRGLFEKVFTRPSTSPWGAPVLFVRKKDDLFVIVLIDDILVYSYSKAEHADHLRTVLRVLQKEKLYAKHSKCKFWLNSVAFLGHIILGEGIRVDTQNIEAVKTWPRPMTPTEVCSFLNLAVYYRRFVEGFSSLSVPLTKLTHKGAKFQWTDACERSFQALKDKLTSASVLTLPEGTDGYAISYDAWGIGLGCVLMHHARYRDTIPQKDKTPFKITGDGVLRYRGRLCVLNVVGLCRRVMGKTHYSRYSVHPRATKMYHDIREIYWWDGMKKDIAEFVAQCPNCQ, encoded by the exons ATGGTAGAGGCATTCGgtagagcatctagctcgagcggtcttCAGAACCGCATCTATGCATTAGCAGGTCGACATGATCaggagtcgtcacctgatgttATTACAAGTATATTattagtctcctcatatgatgtatatgcattgatcgacccaggttccaccttatcatatgttactccgttggttgctagtatGTTTGGAATAGAACCTGAGTTGGTTAAACATTTTGAGGTGtccacacctgttggggatctAGTGATAATTAggcgggtatatagagattgtacagtagtagttcatagtcgatctacagtagcagacctaattgagttagatatggtagaatttgatgttatactgggtatggattggttggcttcttattATGCCaatgttgattgtagatcaaagatggttggATTCCAATTTCCAGGGGAGCCTGTTTTGGAGCGGAAAGGTAATACGACATCGctgagaggtaggtttatttcctatctcaaagGAGGAAAGATGattagaaagggctatatttatcacttagttcgggtacatgatgtgaaagtagagtcaccaaccattcaatctatccctgtggttaatgagtttcccgatgttttccTCGATGAGCTTTTGGGTCTTCCGCCaaagcgagaaattgagttttctattgacctattaccagatactcacccaatatctattcctccctatagaatggcacctgcagagctgagagagttgaaggaacaactaaggggCTTGTTTGAAAAAGTCTTTActagacctagtacatcaccttggggagcacctgtgttatttgtgaggaagaaagatg atctgttcgtaattgtacttatcgatgatatattggtttactcatattcaaaggctgagcatgcagatcatttgcgtacagtactcagagttctacaaaaagagaagttgtatgcaaaacaCTCTAAATGcaaattctggttgaattctgtagctttccttggacatattattttaggtgagggtatccgggttgatacccaaaatattgaggcagtgaagacttggcctagacccatgaCACCGACGGAGGTTTGTAGCTTTCTCAATTTGGCAgtttattacaggagatttgtagagggattttcttctctttcagtaccattgacaaagttgactcataaaggagctaagtttcaatggaccgatgcttgcgaacggagtttccaggcattgaaggacaaatTAACTTCAGCATCGGTTCTAACACTCCCAGAgggaaccgatggttatgctatctctTATGATGCCTGGGgaattggattgggttgtgtattgatgcatcatg CTCGTTACAGGGATACAATCCCTCAGAAAGATAAGACACCATTtaagattacaggagatggagtacTTAGATATCGGGGACGATTATGTGTCCTTAATGTTGTAGGGCTGTGCCGACGGGTTATGGGAaagactcactattctcgttattctgtcCATCCaagagcaacaaagatgtatcatgatatcagagaaatatattggtgggacggaatgaaaaaggatatagcggagtttgttgctcagtgccctaactgccagtag